Proteins found in one Halanaerobiales bacterium genomic segment:
- a CDS encoding homocysteine S-methyltransferase family protein translates to MKNILQRLKNEILVFDGAIGTELQKNGLKAGEPPELWNLKNKKKVKKVHESYFLAGSDIIQTNTFGANRLKLKEYNLADKIEEINKNAVKFIKEASSNEIIISGSVGPTGELLKPIGNFTFDRVKNIFAEQINFLKEAGVDLITIETISDIQEARAAVIAAKEVSNLPVLCSLTYEENGKTISGTGADSAAIILEAVGADILGINCSIGPKDMISVLEKLKNSTHLPLSFKPNAGMPQLDSLGNTVYNADADYMADYINEAVKNGANIIGGCCGTGPDYIKKVKEKVKNKKPLKRKEEKNGSIASRTKIVRVGENIPTTIIGEKINPSGNEQLTKEIKNGKTSLLGELASKQEKSGADIVDLNIGVADFDQKKYIKKAIFAIHNKCDIPVSIDTSDYEAMEEALKSYAGKALINSVTAEKESINKVLPLAKKYGASVIALTLTDSGIPESAEKRVEVAKKILEKAKKLGIPKKNIFVDTLVLTAGSSQEQIDETLRAVKLIKEKLGLKTVLGISNISYGLPARRYINRSFLAMAIREGLNMAIVNPLDEGIINTIKASDLLVERDKNAQLYIKKYHKKDNEKIKKDNKSDHKDIGFLLKESIIDGDDSYLDDYLDKLLKENEALEIINEILIPAIKIVGDKYDKGEFYLPQLMSSAKTMEKAVAILKPLILDEKQETKGKLLMATVKGDIHDIGKNIVKIMLQNNGFEVFDLGKNVADNEIINSIKENNIDIVALSSLMTTTLPSLKRITKKIKDEFPKVKVIVGGAVVTKEYASKIGADGYADNAFKAVEIAEKIINN, encoded by the coding sequence ATGAAAAATATTTTACAAAGATTGAAAAATGAAATTTTAGTTTTTGATGGAGCGATTGGAACTGAATTGCAAAAAAATGGTCTAAAAGCAGGTGAACCTCCAGAATTATGGAATTTAAAAAATAAAAAGAAAGTAAAAAAAGTACATGAATCTTATTTTTTAGCTGGAAGTGATATTATCCAGACTAATACTTTTGGAGCGAATAGATTAAAACTTAAAGAATATAATTTAGCAGATAAGATAGAAGAAATTAATAAAAATGCAGTGAAATTTATTAAAGAGGCTAGTAGTAATGAAATTATTATTTCAGGTTCAGTTGGCCCGACTGGAGAATTATTAAAACCAATTGGAAATTTTACATTTGATAGAGTTAAAAATATTTTTGCCGAACAAATAAATTTTCTAAAAGAAGCTGGTGTAGATTTAATAACTATTGAAACTATTTCTGATATTCAGGAAGCAAGAGCTGCTGTAATTGCCGCTAAAGAAGTAAGTAATCTACCTGTACTTTGTAGTTTAACTTATGAAGAAAATGGAAAAACGATCAGTGGAACAGGGGCAGATTCTGCTGCAATTATTCTAGAAGCTGTAGGAGCTGATATATTAGGAATTAATTGTAGTATAGGTCCAAAAGACATGATTAGTGTGTTAGAAAAACTGAAAAATTCGACTCATCTTCCTCTAAGTTTTAAACCAAATGCTGGTATGCCTCAATTAGATTCTCTCGGAAATACAGTTTATAATGCAGATGCTGACTATATGGCTGATTATATAAATGAGGCTGTAAAAAATGGTGCCAATATAATTGGTGGTTGTTGTGGAACTGGCCCTGATTATATAAAAAAAGTAAAAGAAAAAGTGAAAAATAAAAAACCTTTAAAAAGAAAAGAAGAGAAAAATGGAAGTATTGCCAGCAGAACAAAGATAGTAAGGGTTGGAGAAAATATACCTACTACTATTATAGGTGAAAAAATTAATCCCAGTGGAAATGAGCAGCTAACAAAAGAAATTAAAAATGGTAAAACATCATTATTAGGGGAACTAGCTTCCAAACAGGAAAAATCAGGAGCAGATATAGTTGATTTGAATATAGGGGTTGCTGATTTTGATCAGAAAAAATATATAAAAAAAGCGATTTTTGCTATTCATAACAAATGTGATATTCCAGTTTCTATTGATACCAGTGATTATGAAGCTATGGAAGAAGCATTAAAATCTTATGCGGGGAAAGCTCTTATAAATTCAGTTACTGCTGAAAAGGAAAGTATAAATAAAGTTTTACCACTGGCCAAAAAATATGGTGCTTCAGTTATAGCTTTAACTTTAACTGATTCAGGTATACCTGAAAGTGCAGAAAAAAGAGTAGAAGTTGCCAAAAAGATTCTTGAAAAAGCTAAAAAATTAGGAATACCTAAAAAAAATATATTTGTAGATACTTTAGTACTTACTGCAGGAAGTTCCCAGGAGCAGATTGATGAAACTCTTAGAGCTGTAAAATTAATAAAAGAAAAATTAGGATTAAAAACTGTTTTAGGAATAAGTAATATTTCATATGGATTACCTGCTAGAAGATATATTAATAGGAGCTTTTTAGCCATGGCAATTCGGGAAGGATTGAATATGGCTATAGTTAACCCTTTAGATGAGGGGATAATAAATACAATAAAAGCTTCTGATTTGTTAGTAGAACGCGATAAAAATGCGCAATTATATATAAAGAAATATCATAAAAAAGATAATGAAAAGATAAAAAAAGATAATAAGTCTGATCATAAAGATATTGGTTTTTTATTAAAAGAGAGTATAATTGATGGAGATGATTCATATTTAGATGATTATTTAGACAAATTATTAAAAGAAAATGAAGCTTTAGAAATAATAAATGAAATTTTGATTCCTGCAATAAAAATTGTAGGAGATAAATATGATAAAGGGGAGTTTTATTTACCACAACTAATGTCTTCAGCCAAAACAATGGAAAAAGCAGTAGCTATTTTAAAACCATTAATATTGGATGAAAAACAGGAAACAAAAGGTAAATTATTAATGGCAACAGTTAAAGGAGATATACATGATATTGGAAAAAATATTGTAAAAATAATGCTTCAAAATAATGGATTTGAAGTTTTTGATTTAGGTAAAAATGTTGCTGATAATGAAATAATAAATTCAATTAAAGAAAATAATATAGATATAGTCGCTTTAAGTTCTTTAATGACAACTACTTTGCCTTCTTTAAAAAGAATAACCAAAAAAATCAAAGATGAATTTCCTAAGGTAAAAGTTATAGTAGGTGGAGCAGTAGTAACTAAAGAATATGCTTCCAAAATTGGGGCTGATGGTTATGCCGATAATGCTTTTAAGGCAGTAGAAATAGCCGAAAAAATAATCAATAATTAA